In a single window of the Alkalinema sp. FACHB-956 genome:
- a CDS encoding sporulation/spore germination protein has protein sequence MMNFLQDLKKMSLPVLGSIPKRGALTLLLLGVLTGCGTGSPIATQSPSPTESPTPTESASPSPSPSPSPTESASPTEPSQPPATSMAPASPAAPVGTVPVQIYRPDSSYENLVPVKANLPKDRAMDAAIGQIIQTSNSPDFNVVGYRVKVQGAIATIDLRLDPKSTRHFESMSSAEQMALFGSLRKTLTSHAAWGIQDVKFTDGQSEIVL, from the coding sequence ATGATGAATTTTCTACAAGATTTAAAAAAAATGTCCCTACCCGTCCTTGGCTCTATCCCCAAGCGGGGGGCGTTGACCCTCCTGCTCCTCGGGGTACTCACGGGTTGCGGCACCGGAAGCCCGATCGCCACCCAGTCGCCCAGTCCCACAGAGTCGCCTACACCCACGGAGTCCGCGAGTCCTAGCCCATCTCCCAGCCCGTCTCCAACGGAGTCAGCCAGCCCAACAGAACCCAGCCAGCCTCCCGCCACATCCATGGCTCCAGCGTCACCGGCGGCACCCGTGGGAACAGTCCCAGTGCAAATTTATCGCCCTGACAGTTCCTACGAAAATCTAGTCCCTGTTAAGGCTAATTTGCCCAAAGATCGGGCCATGGACGCAGCGATCGGGCAAATTATTCAAACCAGTAATTCGCCGGATTTCAACGTGGTGGGCTATCGCGTCAAGGTACAGGGGGCGATCGCGACCATTGATCTACGCCTGGATCCAAAATCCACCCGCCATTTTGAGTCCATGTCCAGCGCCGAACAAATGGCACTCTTTGGCAGTCTACGCAAGACCCTAACTAGTCACGCAGCCTGGGGAATTCAAGATGTGAAATTCACCGACGGTCAGTCTGAAATCGTGCTTTAG
- a CDS encoding phosphodiester glycosidase family protein: protein MVERLRQHRERTRAQNCPPSIQAFKNLPIVLANILILFAGTVALLQTYPHFTTSELAPDLPPEDSAPADPAADTDIPSPLQAPIEDTAPPPILTFRPPSSPPVPHSPTLAPSHSPTPQPVSVLYRKLAGIPVYIATIDLKDPETFLHIGLAKNASQANSARSTQGDEPFVHLVRRNRAALTLSGTFFSMDRQKRVMGNLVAGGQFLKFSPWENYGTTLGLRVGNQPEMITARVQGKPRWQDHWFSLTAGPRLLSRGKLWINPKKEGFTDRAVMGSAIRSAIGFPKSGHKLLHVTFLKPVSLKREAEIMRYLGCYEAMNLDGGTSLAIAKGNRILKSPGRNLTNVITVYDTHFPAPKHLKVSWYGFQNSDILAFKDASNPQ from the coding sequence ATGGTAGAGCGACTCCGCCAACACCGCGAGCGTACCCGCGCCCAAAACTGTCCCCCGTCGATCCAAGCTTTCAAAAACCTACCGATCGTCCTCGCCAACATCCTCATCCTGTTTGCCGGAACCGTCGCCCTCCTGCAAACCTATCCCCACTTCACCACCAGCGAACTCGCCCCCGATCTCCCCCCCGAAGACTCGGCTCCAGCTGATCCGGCGGCTGACACCGATATCCCTTCCCCCCTGCAAGCCCCGATCGAAGACACCGCCCCACCCCCCATCCTCACCTTCCGCCCCCCATCCTCACCGCCCGTCCCCCACTCTCCCACGCTTGCACCCTCCCACTCTCCCACGCCCCAACCCGTCTCCGTCCTCTACCGCAAACTCGCAGGCATCCCCGTCTACATCGCCACGATCGACCTCAAAGACCCCGAAACCTTCCTCCACATCGGCCTCGCCAAAAACGCCAGCCAAGCCAACAGCGCCCGATCGACCCAAGGCGACGAACCCTTTGTCCACCTCGTCCGCCGTAACCGCGCCGCCCTTACCCTCAGCGGCACCTTCTTCAGCATGGATCGCCAAAAGCGCGTCATGGGCAACCTAGTCGCCGGTGGCCAATTCCTCAAATTCAGCCCCTGGGAAAACTACGGCACCACCCTCGGCCTGCGCGTCGGCAACCAACCGGAAATGATCACCGCCCGCGTCCAAGGCAAACCCCGCTGGCAAGACCATTGGTTCTCCCTCACCGCTGGCCCCCGCCTACTCAGCCGAGGCAAACTCTGGATTAATCCCAAAAAAGAAGGCTTCACCGATCGGGCCGTCATGGGCAGCGCCATTCGATCGGCGATCGGCTTCCCCAAATCCGGCCACAAACTCCTACACGTCACCTTCCTCAAACCCGTCTCCCTCAAACGGGAAGCAGAAATCATGCGCTACCTCGGCTGCTACGAAGCCATGAACCTAGACGGCGGGACTTCGCTGGCGATCGCCAAAGGCAACCGCATCCTCAAATCCCCCGGTCGCAACCTTACCAACGTCATCACCGTCTACGACACCCACTTCCCCGCCCCCAAGCACCTCAAAGTCTCCTGGTACGGCTTCCAAAACTCCGACATCCTCGCCTTCAAAGACGCCTCTAACCCGCAGTAG
- the mgtE gene encoding magnesium transporter, with amino-acid sequence MLTQEGRVSLSEITDLNKLKFELNRLPPVDVGDYITDLPVERRAIAFRVLKKDQATAVFEYLEPEIQEALIGSLHDAQVCQILEGMRPDDRAELFDELPAGVVRRLIQQLSPIERQATATILGYPEGTAGRVMTTEYVRLREGLTVSEALSKIRADDRDKETVYYAYVTDNNRKLVRVVSLRQLLFSLPDALVRDVASDRVIKVHTETPQEEAAQMMKRYDLLAVPVVDREDRLVGIVTIDDMVDVLEEEATEDIQKIAGVTSGDESSLSHPLDKLKNRLPWLLGIMALYIGASSSISPFQSTIQQVPVLAVIMPLFSNTGGTVGIQALTVTIRSIGLGEVEPEDTLTILKKELLAGLGTALSLGTTMVLLSLIWTKPEERWVSLVAGTVMATNTLVAVTLGTLLPIGFKRLNLDPALISGPLVTTMLDTIGFILFLTLITVSLNVLHAPV; translated from the coding sequence ATGCTGACACAGGAAGGCCGTGTTTCTCTGTCGGAAATTACCGACTTGAATAAGCTGAAGTTTGAGTTAAATCGACTGCCCCCCGTGGATGTAGGTGATTACATCACCGATTTGCCCGTGGAGCGGCGGGCGATCGCCTTTCGGGTTCTCAAAAAAGACCAGGCAACAGCGGTTTTTGAGTATTTGGAACCGGAGATTCAGGAGGCGTTGATTGGCTCCCTCCACGATGCCCAGGTTTGTCAAATTCTGGAAGGAATGCGACCGGACGATCGGGCGGAATTGTTTGATGAACTGCCTGCTGGGGTGGTGCGGCGGCTGATTCAGCAGCTCAGTCCGATCGAGCGGCAGGCCACGGCGACCATTTTGGGCTATCCGGAAGGGACCGCAGGCCGGGTGATGACGACGGAATACGTGCGGCTGCGGGAGGGGTTGACGGTTTCGGAGGCGCTGAGCAAGATTCGGGCGGACGATCGCGATAAGGAAACGGTGTACTACGCCTACGTGACGGACAATAACCGCAAACTGGTGCGGGTGGTGTCGTTGCGGCAGTTGCTGTTTTCCTTGCCGGATGCGCTGGTGCGGGATGTGGCCAGCGATCGGGTGATCAAGGTGCATACGGAGACGCCCCAGGAAGAAGCGGCGCAAATGATGAAGCGCTATGACCTGTTGGCGGTTCCGGTGGTCGATCGGGAGGATCGGCTGGTGGGGATTGTGACGATCGATGATATGGTGGATGTCCTGGAAGAGGAAGCCACGGAGGACATCCAAAAGATTGCGGGGGTGACCAGCGGGGATGAATCTTCGTTGTCCCATCCCTTGGATAAGCTGAAAAATCGCTTGCCTTGGCTATTGGGGATTATGGCGCTGTATATTGGTGCGTCTAGTTCAATTTCGCCGTTCCAAAGTACGATTCAGCAGGTGCCGGTGCTGGCGGTGATTATGCCGTTGTTTTCCAATACGGGGGGAACGGTGGGTATCCAAGCCCTGACGGTGACGATTCGATCGATCGGTTTGGGTGAAGTGGAGCCGGAAGATACGTTGACGATTCTGAAAAAAGAGTTGCTCGCTGGGTTGGGTACAGCATTGTCGTTAGGAACAACGATGGTGTTGCTGTCGTTGATTTGGACGAAGCCGGAGGAGCGCTGGGTGTCGTTGGTGGCGGGAACGGTGATGGCAACCAATACGTTGGTGGCGGTGACGTTGGGGACGTTGTTACCGATCGGGTTTAAGCGACTCAACCTTGATCCGGCGTTGATTAGTGGCCCCTTAGTGACGACGATGTTGGATACGATCGGGTTTATCTTGTTTTTAACGTTGATTACGGTGAGTTTGAATGTGTTACATGCTCCGGTGTAG
- a CDS encoding P-loop NTPase fold protein, which produces MASLAELQERLEVFRMAGRNLQLDPLVTQKALAQFGVEYQTDLLEQLEQAIEDADDRDNKFVFTGHRGCGKSTLLAELGFRLIETGRYFVVMFSISDTIERSAVDHVNILFSMALQLIEAAELRSVKLKPGIKKELYRWLGKHTQTESQGLESEIEASGGASLEGGVPGLLKFLAEIKSKMKVNSVIRKEITTEFARRISDLIAKINEIQVYIENATGQRVLVIIDDLDKLDLSVTDSIFSKNIQPLLDPNCHILYTIPIATLREVSLKRNIEALVKQIHTMRVAKFFSRSVVRKADRVPDEGCVAIFEEVLDRRLRTELIEPEVKRQIILKSGGVLRELIRLVDRCCDKCMQQLRSQIRREQLDRPSVVVNQQILDQVLTDFQIEFAEPLGQVDFEALKQIYGDLKPRDTENQRFLDLLHGLYILEYRNAVLWYDLNPIVVDLLVQEGVLDGDAIV; this is translated from the coding sequence ATGGCGAGTTTAGCAGAACTGCAAGAGCGGTTAGAGGTGTTCCGGATGGCGGGGCGGAACCTTCAGCTTGACCCGTTGGTGACGCAGAAGGCGCTGGCGCAGTTTGGGGTGGAGTATCAGACGGATCTACTGGAGCAATTGGAGCAGGCGATCGAGGATGCGGACGATCGGGATAATAAGTTTGTGTTTACGGGGCATCGGGGCTGCGGGAAGTCTACGCTGCTGGCGGAGTTGGGGTTTCGGCTAATTGAGACGGGTCGCTATTTTGTGGTGATGTTTTCGATCTCAGACACGATCGAACGATCGGCAGTGGATCATGTCAATATTTTGTTTTCCATGGCGTTGCAGTTGATTGAGGCGGCGGAACTGCGATCGGTGAAGTTGAAGCCGGGAATCAAAAAGGAATTGTATCGGTGGTTGGGGAAGCATACGCAAACGGAATCCCAGGGGTTAGAGTCGGAGATTGAGGCCAGCGGTGGGGCGAGTTTGGAGGGAGGTGTTCCGGGGTTGCTGAAGTTTTTGGCGGAGATTAAGTCAAAGATGAAGGTGAACTCGGTGATTCGCAAGGAGATTACGACGGAGTTTGCGCGACGGATTTCGGATTTGATTGCGAAGATTAATGAGATCCAGGTTTATATCGAGAATGCGACTGGGCAGCGGGTTTTGGTCATCATTGATGATTTGGATAAGTTGGATCTTTCGGTGACGGATAGCATTTTCAGTAAGAATATTCAGCCGTTGCTTGATCCGAATTGTCATATTCTTTATACGATTCCGATCGCGACGTTGCGGGAGGTGTCGTTGAAGCGGAATATTGAGGCGTTGGTGAAGCAGATTCATACGATGCGGGTGGCGAAGTTCTTTAGTCGATCGGTGGTGCGGAAGGCCGATCGGGTGCCGGATGAGGGCTGTGTGGCGATTTTTGAGGAGGTGTTGGATCGGCGGTTGCGGACGGAGTTGATTGAGCCGGAGGTGAAGCGGCAGATTATTTTAAAGAGTGGCGGGGTGTTGCGGGAGTTGATTCGGTTGGTCGATCGCTGTTGTGATAAGTGTATGCAGCAGTTACGCAGTCAGATTCGGCGGGAGCAGTTGGATCGACCGTCGGTGGTGGTGAATCAGCAGATTTTGGATCAGGTGTTGACGGATTTTCAGATTGAGTTTGCGGAACCGTTGGGGCAGGTAGATTTTGAGGCGTTGAAGCAGATTTATGGGGATTTGAAGCCACGGGATACGGAGAATCAGCGGTTTTTGGATTTGCTGCATGGGCTGTACATTTTGGAGTATCGCAATGCGGTGTTGTGGTATGACTTGAATCCGATCGTGGTGGATTTGTTGGTGCAGGAGGGGGTGTTGGATGGTGACGCGATCGTCTGA
- a CDS encoding DNA-3-methyladenine glycosylase: MNTPVSQQAASSTAFLGSIVTADWLDRSVLQVAPELLGCTLVRQFPDGRQLRGRIVETEAYQEGDPACHAYRRKTPRNRIMFGPAGSVYVYLIYGMYHCLNIVTDRDDFASAVLIRALHLETVPADRLRPREKPDRVAAGPGKLCKALEIDLDLYGTKLEPGQPLWLEHRTPDWQRQWDEGTIEAVQTTRIGLTQGMELPWRWYVKHCPAVSKL, from the coding sequence ATGAACACCCCAGTTTCTCAGCAGGCTGCTTCCTCGACTGCCTTTCTTGGGTCAATTGTGACCGCAGATTGGCTCGATCGATCGGTGTTGCAAGTGGCTCCGGAGTTACTGGGGTGTACGCTGGTGCGGCAATTTCCCGATGGGCGGCAGTTGCGGGGCCGCATTGTGGAAACCGAAGCCTACCAGGAAGGGGATCCGGCCTGCCATGCCTATCGTCGCAAAACGCCCCGAAATCGCATTATGTTTGGCCCTGCGGGGTCTGTTTACGTTTACTTAATCTATGGCATGTACCACTGCCTCAACATTGTGACCGATCGGGATGACTTTGCCAGTGCGGTGTTGATCCGGGCGTTGCATTTAGAAACGGTGCCCGCCGATCGACTCAGGCCCCGTGAAAAGCCCGATCGGGTGGCGGCTGGCCCTGGCAAACTGTGCAAAGCCCTGGAGATTGATTTGGATCTCTACGGCACAAAGTTGGAACCGGGACAGCCGCTCTGGCTAGAGCATCGTACCCCTGATTGGCAGCGGCAATGGGACGAAGGGACGATCGAAGCTGTGCAAACCACCCGGATTGGGCTGACCCAAGGGATGGAACTGCCCTGGCGCTGGTATGTCAAACATTGCCCTGCGGTGTCCAAACTCTAA
- a CDS encoding tetratricopeptide repeat protein — MVTRSSELTPENEATYESLISLIENSQGRLAPIIVGCDDAGVRRRVIARYEQEARESQIRPYRVVLGQEPSLRSELAKLREAEPYLQGDGEAVFTVTGAEVLLRLKLRPEDEQSDLDKFFGYLQWTREGLREFPYPIVLWVSQRILREMSRRAPDFWGWRKAVLRFADEESHGIQVEWEPPVKLAEVSREDESLPPLEELLEEIQILEQKSSDAAGLTILYDKLGQFYRNQIAQGKAKNLEQERELAIQAFKKSIALYTVQNQKVELLRVWIRLGNFLGHQSRYFEVIEAHQTALDIAQEIGERQGEASSLKGLGNAYFSLGGYQQAIDFYQQALEIDREISDRQGEASSLKGLGIVYGSLGQYQGAIDFHQQALEIDREISDRQGEATSLTNLGIAYYYLGQYQRAIDFYQQALEIDRDIGDRNGEAHSLMGLGIAYDSLGQYQRAIDFYQQALEIQRDIGNRQGEANSLHNLGFAYFSLGRYQQAIDFYQQSLKIKRDIGDRNGEALSLRNLGYVLANYEPRRWEALQAYEQAKAIFTELKLDQEVEKCNNAIYAFNQNIATQQQAKTLDLPKQSARARKRSKLTRKHYLFWGGVIIVIAIVVCVIIF; from the coding sequence ATGGTGACGCGATCGTCTGAGCTGACGCCGGAGAATGAGGCGACCTATGAGTCGTTGATTTCGTTGATTGAGAATAGTCAGGGGCGGCTGGCTCCGATTATTGTGGGTTGTGATGATGCGGGGGTACGGCGGCGGGTGATTGCGCGCTATGAGCAGGAGGCGCGGGAGAGCCAGATTCGGCCCTATCGGGTGGTGTTGGGGCAGGAGCCGAGTTTACGATCGGAGTTGGCGAAGTTGAGGGAGGCGGAACCCTATTTGCAGGGGGATGGGGAGGCGGTGTTTACGGTGACGGGGGCGGAGGTGCTGTTGCGGCTGAAGCTGCGCCCGGAGGATGAGCAGAGTGATTTGGATAAGTTTTTTGGTTATTTGCAGTGGACGCGGGAGGGGTTGCGGGAGTTTCCCTATCCGATCGTGCTGTGGGTGAGTCAGCGGATTTTGCGGGAGATGAGCCGACGGGCACCGGATTTTTGGGGTTGGCGGAAGGCGGTGTTGCGGTTCGCGGATGAGGAATCGCATGGAATTCAGGTTGAGTGGGAGCCGCCTGTGAAATTAGCGGAAGTGAGCAGAGAAGATGAGTCTTTGCCACCGCTAGAGGAATTACTAGAAGAAATTCAGATATTAGAACAGAAGTCATCTGATGCAGCAGGTTTGACAATACTATACGATAAGTTGGGACAGTTTTATAGAAATCAAATCGCTCAGGGTAAAGCAAAGAATTTAGAACAGGAACGGGAATTAGCAATTCAGGCATTTAAAAAGTCGATTGCACTATATACGGTTCAAAATCAGAAAGTTGAACTTCTTCGGGTTTGGATACGGCTAGGGAACTTTTTGGGTCATCAATCTCGCTATTTTGAAGTAATTGAGGCCCACCAAACTGCATTAGATATTGCTCAGGAAATTGGCGAGCGTCAGGGCGAAGCAAGTTCCTTAAAGGGTCTGGGGAATGCGTACTTTTCTCTAGGCGGATATCAACAGGCGATCGATTTCTACCAACAAGCTCTGGAAATTGATCGTGAAATCAGCGATCGCCAGGGCGAAGCAAGTTCCTTAAAGGGTCTGGGGATTGTGTATGGCTCTCTCGGCCAATACCAAGGAGCGATCGATTTCCACCAACAAGCTCTGGAAATTGATCGTGAAATCAGTGATCGCCAGGGCGAAGCAACTTCCTTAACCAATCTGGGGATTGCGTACTACTATCTCGGCCAATACCAACGAGCGATCGATTTCTACCAACAAGCTCTGGAAATTGATCGCGATATCGGCGATCGTAACGGCGAAGCACATTCCTTAATGGGTCTAGGGATTGCGTACGACTCCCTCGGCCAATACCAACGGGCGATCGATTTCTACCAACAAGCTCTGGAAATTCAACGTGATATCGGCAATCGTCAGGGCGAAGCAAATTCCCTTCACAATCTGGGGTTTGCATACTTTTCCCTAGGCCGATATCAACAGGCGATCGATTTCTACCAACAATCCCTGAAAATTAAACGCGATATCGGCGATCGTAACGGCGAAGCATTGTCTCTGCGTAATTTAGGTTATGTACTTGCAAACTATGAGCCTCGCCGATGGGAAGCCCTCCAAGCCTACGAGCAAGCAAAAGCCATCTTCACAGAACTCAAGCTGGATCAGGAGGTTGAGAAATGCAATAACGCTATCTATGCATTCAACCAAAATATTGCAACTCAGCAGCAAGCTAAAACCCTAGACCTTCCCAAACAATCTGCTCGTGCTAGAAAACGCTCTAAGCTCACTAGAAAACATTATCTCTTCTGGGGTGGTGTAATTATTGTTATTGCGATCGTTGTTTGTGTAATAATTTTCTAG